In Indioceanicola profundi, the genomic stretch ACCATGTCCGCCTTTCCGGTGGCGATGACTTCCTCCGCCTGCATCGGCTCGGTGATCAGCCCCACGGCGATGGTGGGCATGCCGGTCGCGGCGCGGATCGCCTCGGCGAAGGGCACCTGATATCCCGGTTCCAGCTTGATCTTCTGCGCCGGGGTCAGCCCGCCCGACGACACGTCGATATAGTCGCATCCTCGCGCCTGCACCGCCTTGGCGAAGGCAATCGTCTGCTCCAGATCCCAGCCGCCCTCCGCCCAGTCGGTGGCTGAAACGCGGACGCCGACCGGGCGGTCGCTGGGGAAAGCGGCGCGCACGGCGTCGAACACCTCCAGCGGGAAGCGCATGCGGTTCTCCAGGCTGCCGCCGTAGCTGTCGTCGCGCTGGTTGGAGATGGGGGAGAGAAACTGGTGCAGAAGATAGCCATGCGCAGCGTGGAGTTGCACGGTCTCGAACCCCATCCTGGCCGCCCGCTTCGCGGATTCCACGAAGGCATCGCGCACCCGGTCGAGGCCTGCCGCATCGAGCGCCAGCGGCGTCCGCTCACCGGGATCGTGCGCCAGCGGCGATGGGGCGAAGCAGTCCCAACCGCCTTCCTGGCGCGGCACCTGCCCCCCGCCCTGCCATGGCGGACGGACAGAGGCCTTGCGTCCGGCATGGGCGAGCTGGATTCCGATCGGCACGGCGGATTCCTTGCGGACGGCTTCCAGCACGCGGGTCAGCGCCGCCTCCGTCTCGTCCGACCAGAGTCCGAGATCGGCCGGGCTGATGCGGCCTTCCGGCTCCACCGCCGTGGCCTCCAGGAACATCAGGCCGGCTCCGGACAGCGCCAGATGCCCGAGATGGATCAGGTGCCAGTTCCCGGGTTTTCCATCCTCTGCCGAATACTGGCACATCGGCGCGATGACGATCCGGTTCTCAAGCTCGAGATTGCCGAGCCGGATCGGCTGGAACAGGTGACTGGTCATCGCAACGCTCTCCTTATTTGGCCGGAACCGAAACGGGATATACCTCGGCGCTCCGTTTTCCCAAGGGCAGGTAACATCAAGCCGTGCAGGCGGCTGCGGTCAAGCTGGTCTCAAGGCTTGCGCGCGCATTGGTGCCATCAGGGAACAATCCTCCTCTGCTCCGATTGTGGGCGGAGTGATGACTCATGGAGGAAACGATGGCGGATAATCGCAATCCCGAAGGTCGGGCCGGCGGCACGGCGGACCCGAAGTCGAATCCGCCCAGCGGCGAGGGTCCGGCGGCCAAGCACAATCCGGATGAAACACGCCGCGGCGACAAGGCCGGCCAGGTCAGTCAGGAAGGCGGATCGACGGCAACCAGCCGGCCCGACACGCAATCCGGCAAGCCGGGCTGGAAATAAACCCCGCCAGAGGCAACCCAGGCTCTGGCGATACCGCCTCGCTGGCGAAGTTGATCGGGCGGCCTGCCCGCTCCGCTCAGCTCGCCGTCCCGCGCGGCCCCAGCAGGATGAGGGCAGCGCCCACCAGACAGATGGCCGCGCCGGTGACGTCCCACCGGTCGGGCCGCTGCCCCTCCGCTATCCAGAGCCAAGCCAGTGAGGCTGCTATATAGACCCCGCCATAGGCGGCATAGGCGCGGCCTGCGAAATCCGCGTCGATGCGGGTGAGCAGCCATGCGAACGCGATCAGGCTAGCGATGCCGGGGACGATCCACAGGGGTGTCCTGTCCAGGCGCAGCCACGCCCAGAAGGAAAAGCAGCCCGCAATTTCCGCTAGCGCCGCAAGACTGTAGAGGACGAGGGCGTTCATCGGCGGCAGTCCAGCATTCCATACCGGGCACGACCGGACAACGGCAGGTCGGACCAAGCGCCTGGACGGCTGCTACTGCGCCGTTTGCGTCCAGACGCCGTTTCAGGGCAGAAATGGAGCTGGGGGACCAGCACCTGGTTGAGGATTTGCATGCGGTACAGTTTCTCTGGTCCGTTGGTCGGCCGACGTCGCCTGCTCCTGGCTGGTGGCGCCGCCACGGCCGCAGCTTTGTCGCCCGGACTGGTGTGGTCGGCCGGGGCGGCCGGACCGGTTCATAGGCTGAAGCCCGGCCCCGGGCAGGTCAAGCTGGTCGGAGACGGCTATCCGGAAACGGCGGTATGGGCCTATGACGGCCTTGTTCCCGGTCCCGAAATCCGCGTCCGCCAGGGCGACCGGCTTCGCATCGAAGTAACCAACGCGCTGGCCGAGGAGACCACCGTGCACTGGCACGGCATGCGCGTTCCCAACGGCATGGACGGCGTTCCGCACATGCCGCGCCCGCCCATTGGCCCCGGCGAGACCTTCACCTACGAGTTCGATGCGCTGGACGCCGGCACCTTCTGGTACCACCCGCACATCCGCAGTCATGAGCAGGTCGAACGGGGCCTGTACGGTGCGCTTATCGTGGAGGAGCGTGAGCCGATCCAGGTGGACCGGGACGTGACCTGGGTACTGGATGATTGGCGGCTGGAGGCCGATGCCTCCATCAGCGGGGATTTCGGCAATTTCCACGACCTCAGCCACAATGGCCGGCTGGGCAACACGCCCAGCATCAACGGCCGGCTGCCGGACGCCTTTCCGGCGCAGGCGGGAGAGCGTATCCGGCTGCGCCTGATCAATGCCGCCAACGCCCGCATCTTCGGCCTTCGCTTCCAGGACCATCAGCCTCGCATCATCGCCATCGATGGCCATCCGGTGGAGCCGCATGAGCCGGAGGACGGCCAAGTGGTGCTGGCCCCGGCCATGCGCATCGACCTGATTCTCGACATGATCGGCAGTCCGGGGGACCGCGCCACAGTGGTGGACGAGTTCTATCCCAGGCTGGCCTACCGGCTGGTCGATCTGGCCTATGGGCCGGAGCGGCTGCGGGACCAGCCAATGGACACGCCCATCGCCCTGCCGGCAAACCCTGTGCCGGAACCGGACCTCGCCGCCGCCGTGCGGCATGAGGTGGTGCTGGGCGGAGGCATGATGGGCAGCATGACCGGGGCGATGCTGGACGGGAAGCCCCTCGACATCCGCACAATGATGCGGCAGGGCATGGCCTGGGCCATCAACGGCACGGCCTCCAGCGGCCATGTCATGGAGCCGATCCTCACGCTGGAGCAGGGCCGGAGCTGCGTAATTGCCATGGCGAACGACACGGCCTGGCACCATCCCATGCACCTGCATGGCCACACATTCCGGGTGCTGTCCCGCAATGGAAAGCCGACCCGCTTCAGGGAATGGCAGGACACCGTGCTGCTATCCCCTAAGGAGCGGGTCGAGATCGCCTTCGTCGCCGACAATCCCGGCGACTGGATGTTCCACTGCCATATCCTGGAGCATCAGTCCGCCGGCATGATGAGCACGATCCGCGTGGCCTGACCCCGTCCACTCCCTTGCCGAGGTTTGTCCGATGTCCCAGACCATCATCCTGCCCGGCTATGGCGGTTCCGGCGAGGCGCATTGGCAGACGCTTTGGGAACGGGCGGATGCCGGCATGGTCCGCTTCCAGCCATCGAGCTGGGATCAGCCCGATCTTCAGGACTGGATCACGGCCCTAGACCGCGCGGTCGCAGCGGCATCGGAGCCGCCGCTTCTGGTCGCGCACAGCCTCGCCTGTCTGCTGGTTCCGCACTGGGCGGCGGCGCGGCCGGACCGGCGGATCGCCGGTGCCTTCCTCGTCGCCGTGCCGGACCCGGACGGCCCGCAGTTTCCGGAGGAAGCTCCGTCCTTCCGGGCGGTGCCGGATAGGACCCTGCCCTTCCCCACCCTCATCATCGCCAGCACGGACGACCCCTTCGGCACGACTGCCCATGCGGAAAGGCGGGCGCGGGCCTGGGGGGCGGGCTTCATCGAAGTCGGCGCACTGGGCCACATCAATTCCAGCAGCGGGCTGGGCGACTGGCCGCTGGGGGCCAAGCTTCTATCCGCCTTCCGCGCCGGCCTTCGCCACCAAGCGGGTTAAAGCCGCCTGCCCGGATCAGCGGGCGATCGGGCGTAGCAGCAGACGCAGCATCAACGCGGTCACCGCCGTACCGACCACCAGCGCCAGCAGATAGCCGCCCAGATGGGTCACCGCGTTGGGGATCGGCAGCACGAAGACACCGCCATGCGGCACCTTCAGTTCCGCCGCGAAGCCCATGGAGATCGCGCCCGCAAGGGCGGAACCGGCGACCAGGGCCGGAATCACCCGCAGCGGGTCGCGCGCGGCGAAGGGGATCGCTCCCTCCGTGACGAAGGCGAGACCCAGCACGGCGGCGGCATTGCCCGCTTCCCGCTCATCCTTGGTGAAGCGGCTGGCGAACAGGCGGCAGGCCAGGGCCAGGCCCAACGGCGGGGTCATGCCCGCCACCATCGCGGCGGCCATGGGCGTATAGATCTGGCTGGCGATCAGGCCGGTGGCGAAGGCGTAGGCGGCCTTGTTCACCGGGCCGCCCATGTCGAAGCTCATCATCGCCCCGATCAGCAGGCCAAGCAGGATGGCACTGCTGCCCTGCATGCTCTGAAGCCAAGTGGTCAGGGCCGAAAGCACCGCCGCCACAGGCGTGCCCACCACATAGATCATCAGCAACCCGGTGAGCAGCGTGCCCAGCGTCGGCAGGATCAGCACCGGTTTCAGCCCTTCCAGGGTGCGGGGCAGCTTGATCACGCGGTTCAGGAAGGCCACGCCATAGCCGGCGATGAACCCCGCCGCGATACCGCCCAGGAAGCCGGCCCCGAGATTGGCGGCGACCAGCCCGCCGATCATGCCCGGCGCGATGCCGGGCCGGTCCGCCACCGAGAAGGCGATATATCCGGCAAGCGCCGGGATCATCAGCACGAAGGCGGCATTGGCCCCGATCTGGAACAGGGAATAGGCCAGCGTGCCCTCGTTGGACTCCTCGAAGGCATAGATGCCGCCCAGCGCGAAGGCCACCGCGATCATCAATCCGCCGGCCACCACGAAGGGCAACATGAAGGACACGCCGGTCATGAGGTGCTTATAGGGACCGGTACGCTCCGTCCGCTTCGGCCTGTCATCCGCCCCAGCCGCCGCAGATGCGCCGCCCTGGACGCTGGCCTCTGTGAAGGCCTTGTCGATCAGGGCGCGGCCATTCTTGATGGCGGGCTTGGTGCCGCTCAAGAAGACCTTCTTACCGGCAAAGCGACTGAGATCGACCTGCGTGTCGGCGGCGATCAGGACCAGATCGGCAGCACGGATTTCCTCATCCGTCAGCGTGTCGCGTGCACCGACGGAGCCTTGGGTCTCCACCCTGATGTCATGACCCAGCGCCTGGGCGCCCTGCTGCAGCCCTTCCGCCGCCATGAAGGTATGGGCGATACCGGTGGGGCAGGAGGTGATGGCGACGATCCGGCGCTGGCGACCGCCGGACTCCAACCCGGCCGTGGCAGCCGTGCCCTCTGCCACCCGCGCCAGCACGGCATCCGCGTCCGCCAGCACCTCCTCCACCGAAGCCTTCACCAACCTGCGGCCGGCAAAACGCTCCTCTTCCAGCGCGCCGCCCCCGACCAGCAGCACCGGCGCGTCGGCCGGCATCGCCGCGAGGTCCAGCGGGTTCAGCACGCCCTGCTCCATCCGCACCTCGGCCGCGAGCTGAAGGCCGCGCTGGCCGGCAGCCTTGCGCAGGGCTTCCGCCGCCAGAACCGCCTGGGTGCTGAATTCGCCGGCGTCGACGACCGCCAGGATATTGGTCATGAATTCCTCCCCGGGGCACCGCCCCTCATTCTTCACTGCCCGGCGTTCCCGGTGCCGGTTTCCGCCGCCCAGACGTCGGCGCGCGTGATCCTGGCCGCCGCCGCCAGTTTCCGCACCTCATCCGCCGGTGGCAGATGCGGCCCGATGCGGCGCAGCTTGCCGGCGGCGAAGGCGGTCGCCAGCCGTGCCAGCGCCTCCAGCGGCATATCGGCGACCAGACCTGCGACGATGCCGGCCACCATCGCGTCGCCCGCCCCGACGGTGCTGGGCGTCCGCGTCGGCGGCAGCGCGGCATGGATGGCGTCTTCGGCGGACAGGAACAGGGCTCCGCCAGCCCCCAGCGACACCACCGCCAGCGCCACGCCCCGCTCCACCAGGGTGCCTGCCGCGGCCAGCAGGTCGCTCCGGGCCGACAGGTCCCGGCCCGTAAAGGCTTCTAGCTCATGCCGGTTCGGCTTGATGCAGTAGGGCAGGACCGGAGCTGCCAATGCGGCCGCCAGCGGGGCGTTGCTGGCGTCCAGCACCACGCGCACACCTGCACCCGCCAGCTCCCCCACAAGGTCCGCATAGATGCCATCGGCAAGCCCGGCGGGCAGGCTTCCGGCCAGGACCGCCAGCCCATCCGGGGCAAGCTGGCCCCCCAATCCGCTGCGCAACTCGGCACAGGTGGCGGCGTCCACCACCAGCCCCGGCAGGTTGACATCCGTGGTGGTCCCGTCCGCTTCCACCAGCTTGATGTTGGTACGGGTGCGGCCGGGCCGGCGCAGGAATCTGTCGCCGATGCCCTTGGTGGAGAACAGCGCCTCGAACGGAGCGGAATTGTCGGCCCCGAGCACGCCTATCGCCAGCGTCGGCACGCCCCAATCGGCAAGGCAACTCGCGACGTTCACGCCCTTGCCGCCGGCGTTGTAATGGACGGCGCTGGCGCGGTTGACCGCGCCCGGCGCCAGCCGGTCCAGGCTGACCGTCTGGTCGATGGCCGGGTTCAGGGTCAGGGTGATGACGGGGCCGGTCATGCGCCGGCTCCCGCGTCCAGGCCACGCACCTCGGCCGCCGTCTCAGCCTCCAGCGCCTTGAGGGCCAACTCCCGCAGGGCGTACAGGCTGCTGCCGCGCAGCCGCGCCTTGACCGCCGATACGTCGCGCGGGGTCATGGACAGTTCCTGCACGCCCAGGCCGGTCAGCAGGGCGGCGCCGAACGGATCGCCGGCGATGCCGCCGCAGACCCCCACCCACCTTCCATGCACCGCCGCGCCATCCACCGTCTGGCGGATTAGGCGCAGCACAGCCGGGTGCAGGCTGTCCGCCTCCGCCGCCAGTTCAGGGTTCTGCCGGTCGATGGCGAGCGCGTACTGGGTCAGGTCGTTGGTGCCGATGGAGAAGAAATCCACATGCCGGGCCAGGATGTCGGCCTGAATGGCTGCGGCCGGCACTTCGATCATGATGCCGAGCGGCACCTGCGGCGCATCCAACTCCGCACGGATGCGCTCGCACACCGCGCGCAGGGCCAGCACCTCCGGGACGGAGGTGATCATCGGGAACATGATGGAGAGGTCCCCGCCCCGCTTGGCGGCACGGTAGAGCGCACGCAACTGCGGCTCCAGCAGGTCCGGCCGGCGCAGCAGCAAGCGGGCGCCGCGCACGCCCAGGAACGGGTTTTCCTCATGCGGGAGGTTCAGGTGCGCCACCTGCTTGTCGCCGCCGATATCGAGGGCCCGGACGATCAGGGGCCGCCCCTCGAGCGCCGCCAGCATGGCCACATAAGTCTCGAACTGGTCGTCCTCGGTCGGCGTCTCTCCGCGCTCCAGGAACAGGAACTCGGTGCGCATCAGCCCGACGCCTTCCGCCCCTTGCTCCAGGGCGAAGGGGGCCTGGTCGGGCAGGTTGATGTTGGCCCCAATGGCGACGCTGTGCCCGTCGCTTGTGCGGGCGGGAAGGCTGCGCTGCTCGGCCTCCCGCGCGCGGATCTGTTGCTGCTGCTCGATCCAGCCCCAAGCCGAATCCAGGTCCGCCTGGCTGGGATCGAGATAGAGGCGGCCGGCCTGACCGTCGATTATAGCCATCGTGCCATCGGCAAGGTCGAGAACAGCCGGCCCGGCTGCCACCACGGCCGGCAGGCCCAGCGTGCGGGCGAGGATGGCGGTGTGCGCCGTAGGGCCGCCCTGGGCGGTGGCGAGGCCCACCACCTTGGCCGGGTCCAACCCGGCCGTGTCGGAGGGTGACAGGTCGGTGGCGACCAGGATGGTGGGGCCGTCCGGCAGGTCCTGCAGGCTGCCGCCGCGCAGGCTGGGATCGAGTTGGGCAAGCACCCGACGCCCCACGTCGCGCAGATCGGCGGCGCGGGCGGCCAGGACCGGGTTGCCCAGCGCCGCGAGGCGGCCTGCCATCTGCTCCACGCTCTCATTCCACGACCAAGCCACCCCATGGCCTTCCACCATGAGCTGGCAAGCCAAGGTGATCAGATCGGTGTCGTTAAGCAGCTCCGCCTGCGCCTTGAAGATGCCCGCCTCGGCGGCACCCAGGCGACGGGCGGTATCATCCTCCAGCGCCTTGAGCTGAAGGCGGGTGGCGGTCAGGGCGCGGTGCAGCTCGGCCCCGCCCTCGGTCAAGGGCACCGGGCAGTCTGGAACGGCGAGCTCCGCCGACGCCAGCACCCTGATGGTGCCGATCGCCACGCCGGGGGCTGCGGCGATGCCGGCAAGCGTGACCGGGGAGCCCGGCGGGGTCCAGCCCTGGACCGGCGTCTGCTGCGCCCGGCGGGTGGCCATGGCGGCATCGGCCTGTTCCTGCGCCGTGAGCCCGGTCACCACGGCGCGCATACGCGCCAAGGCGTTGCCGGCGTCCGCCCCCTCCGCCGAGATGGTCACCCGGTCGCCGGGCCGGAGACCCAATTGCAGCAGGGAAACCAGATTCTTCGCATCGGCTGTGTCGTTGCCGTGCCGGACCCGGATGCGGGCCGCGAAGGGACGGGCAGCCTCCACCCATGCCGTTGCCGGACGGGCATGCAGGCCGGCGGGATAGGCTACGTCCCAGGTGAAGCTCTCCGCCAGATCGGCCGCGGGCGCGGTGGCGGCCGGGGCGGACGGCTCCTCCCCCAATGCCGTGATCAGCTCATCCGCGTCGTCGGTGGTGAAGAGCCGCCCCAGCCTTTCCTCATCCTGGAGCAGGCGGGTCAGGCGGCGCAGGATGGAAATATGGGCGTCGGACTGGGCAGCGATGGCGATCACCAGACGGGCCGTCTGCCCGGGGTTCCATTCCACCCCGTCCGGCACCTGCAGGATGGCGACGCCGTTGCGCCGGACCATGCCGCGATCCTCCCCAATCCCGTGCGGGATGACGACGCCATGGCCGAGGAAGGTATTCGCCACCGCCTCCCGCCGGATCATGCTGGACTCGTAGCCGGCTTCCACGCATCCCGATGCCACCAACATCTGCGCCGCCTGCCGGATGGCATCCTGTTTGTCATCGGGGCGGACGCGCAGGCGGATCAGCTCTCGCACCAAGAGTTCGCCGGAGGCGGTAGCGCACATGATGGGCATCTCCCGGACGGTATGATTTTGACGCCACTGAAAACGTTCTCACGGGATGAGTCAAAGTTTTTTCCGGGCGATGACCATTGGCGGATAAATGCTCAGCCAAAAGCCAACTAGAATAGGCGCGCATCCTCCGCGCATAGTTTAGTGTGGTTGGAAACGTTTTCCGGAAGCGCCCGCATGGTAGTCAGCATCAAGGACGTTGCCCGAGCCGCTGGCGTGTCGCCGGCCACCGTTTCACGCGCGCTGGGCAATGGCCCCATCAGCCCCGCTCTACGCGAACAGGTGGAGGCGGCGATCCGTGCCACGGGCTACCGCCCCAACCTGTCCGCCCGGCGTCTGCGCTCCCAGCACAGCCATACCATCGGCCTGATCGTGGCCGACATCCGGAATCCCTTCTTCACCGCAGTGGCGCACGCTGTCGAAACGGTCGCCTATGAGGCCGGGATGCGCGTGATCCTGTGCAACACCGACGAGGACCCGGAGCGGGAGGCCATGTATCTGCGGCTGATGCAGGAGGAGCGCGTTACCGGCGTGATCTTCGCCCCGACCCAGGAAACGGCGGAGCGGTTCCAACGGCATGAGCTGGAGTTCCCGGTGGTGCTGATTGATCGCGCCGGCCCCGCCGGGGAGCATGACGCCGTGGTGCTGGACAATCAGTCCGCCAGCATGCAACTGGTCGATCATCTCCACGCCCAAGGTTACCGCCGCATTGGCGGCCTGTTCGGAAATACCAGCAGCACCGGACGCGAGCGGCATCAGGGCTATCTGGCAGCGGCCGCCCGACACGGGCTGGAGCCGCAGGCGCGCTTCGTCTTTCCCTATGCCGACGCGGCGGAGGCGGAGCTGCTGCAATGGCTGGAGGAGCCCAGCCGGCCCGAAGCCATACTGGTCAGCAACAGCCTGCTGATGGTCGGGGTGGTGCGCGCGGCCCGCCGTAAGGGGATCGGCATTCCCGCCGACCTGGCCGTCGCCGGATTCGACAATGAGAGCTGGACCGAACTGGTTGATCCCGGAATGACAGTGATCGAGCAGCCTACGGAGGAGATCGGGCGTCAGGCCATGCGCATGCTGTTCGAGCGCATGCATGCACCCGGTGCGCCGACCAGGAAGGTGGTCCTGAGCGGACGCTGCATCATTCGCGGTTCCACCCTGCGGCCCGCGATGGCCGACCTGACTGCCTGACCGTCCCCGCCGGACCTCAGCCGCCCAGCGCCCCTTGCAGCATCCCGGCGGCGGAGCCAGCCCCGCTTCCGTTCAGATATTCCATTACGACCGGCAGGAAGCGCGCCGCCATGTCCGGCGGAATGCCCAGCTGGCTGAAGGTTCCGGCCAGCGGGGCAAGGGCGCCGAGACCACCTGCCGCCCCGTTCTGGCCGTTCAGCGCGCCGAGCGCCCCGCCGGCCAGCCCGCCGAGACCGCCGCCCGTCTGCTGGCCATAGTCGGCCTGCCCGCCGCCTGGAGCGGACTGGATCAGGGAGTTCACGCCAGGCACCTCCTGCTCCACCTGGGAGAACTGGTCGGGCGCCATACGCTGCCGGGCCAGCCCGAACAGGGCTCCGGCCCCGCCCTCGGCCTGCGGCCGGCTGATGCCGAGCTGGTTGGTGAGCGCATCGACCAGCCCGCCGGCACTGGCGGCGGCGCGGGCCGGGGCAAGCGGCACCAGGGCCAGGATGCAGGCAGCCCCGGCAAGTTTGAGGGCATGGCGGCGGGTAAAGCTGGACATGGGCTTGATCCTTGATGCGGTCCTAGAATGCGGCTCAAGCCCCTGCAACCGCCCGTCCCATGACACCGTTCCCTCCCGACAGCCGACACACGGCCTTCTTGGAATTCCGCGGGCACATACCAGATTGCTGCACATGACAGAACCAACACCTCCTCTGACGGGTCCCTCGTTGGGCCGGCGTGCCGTGCTGAAAGCCGCAGCGGGTCCACTCGCCGCTGCACTTCCCTGGCCCCTGGCGGCATCGGACGCACGCGCGGCCTCGCCGGCGCGTCGTCTCGACGCCGCTATGCTGGATCGTGTCCGGACACGTGCGGCGGAACTCGACCAGCTTCACAGTCTGATCGTTGCCCGGGATGGAGAGATCGTCGCCGGCGAGGTGTTCCGCGGGCCGAAGCTCGACCGTGCGGTCAATGTGAAATCCGTGTCGAAAACCATCATCGCCTCCCTGGCCGGGGCGGCACTGGATCGCGGTATTCTGGAGAGCGTCGAGCAACCGTTGTCCGCA encodes the following:
- a CDS encoding NADH:flavin oxidoreductase/NADH oxidase produces the protein MTSHLFQPIRLGNLELENRIVIAPMCQYSAEDGKPGNWHLIHLGHLALSGAGLMFLEATAVEPEGRISPADLGLWSDETEAALTRVLEAVRKESAVPIGIQLAHAGRKASVRPPWQGGGQVPRQEGGWDCFAPSPLAHDPGERTPLALDAAGLDRVRDAFVESAKRAARMGFETVQLHAAHGYLLHQFLSPISNQRDDSYGGSLENRMRFPLEVFDAVRAAFPSDRPVGVRVSATDWAEGGWDLEQTIAFAKAVQARGCDYIDVSSGGLTPAQKIKLEPGYQVPFAEAIRAATGMPTIAVGLITEPMQAEEVIATGKADMVALARGILYDPRWPWHAAAELGAEIKAPKQYWRSQPREYKRLFGTTSIEQR
- a CDS encoding YnfA family protein, translating into MNALVLYSLAALAEIAGCFSFWAWLRLDRTPLWIVPGIASLIAFAWLLTRIDADFAGRAYAAYGGVYIAASLAWLWIAEGQRPDRWDVTGAAICLVGAALILLGPRGTAS
- a CDS encoding multicopper oxidase family protein, whose protein sequence is MRYSFSGPLVGRRRLLLAGGAATAAALSPGLVWSAGAAGPVHRLKPGPGQVKLVGDGYPETAVWAYDGLVPGPEIRVRQGDRLRIEVTNALAEETTVHWHGMRVPNGMDGVPHMPRPPIGPGETFTYEFDALDAGTFWYHPHIRSHEQVERGLYGALIVEEREPIQVDRDVTWVLDDWRLEADASISGDFGNFHDLSHNGRLGNTPSINGRLPDAFPAQAGERIRLRLINAANARIFGLRFQDHQPRIIAIDGHPVEPHEPEDGQVVLAPAMRIDLILDMIGSPGDRATVVDEFYPRLAYRLVDLAYGPERLRDQPMDTPIALPANPVPEPDLAAAVRHEVVLGGGMMGSMTGAMLDGKPLDIRTMMRQGMAWAINGTASSGHVMEPILTLEQGRSCVIAMANDTAWHHPMHLHGHTFRVLSRNGKPTRFREWQDTVLLSPKERVEIAFVADNPGDWMFHCHILEHQSAGMMSTIRVA
- a CDS encoding RBBP9/YdeN family alpha/beta hydrolase, whose translation is MSQTIILPGYGGSGEAHWQTLWERADAGMVRFQPSSWDQPDLQDWITALDRAVAAASEPPLLVAHSLACLLVPHWAAARPDRRIAGAFLVAVPDPDGPQFPEEAPSFRAVPDRTLPFPTLIIASTDDPFGTTAHAERRARAWGAGFIEVGALGHINSSSGLGDWPLGAKLLSAFRAGLRHQAG
- a CDS encoding PTS fructose transporter subunit IIBC is translated as MTNILAVVDAGEFSTQAVLAAEALRKAAGQRGLQLAAEVRMEQGVLNPLDLAAMPADAPVLLVGGGALEEERFAGRRLVKASVEEVLADADAVLARVAEGTAATAGLESGGRQRRIVAITSCPTGIAHTFMAAEGLQQGAQALGHDIRVETQGSVGARDTLTDEEIRAADLVLIAADTQVDLSRFAGKKVFLSGTKPAIKNGRALIDKAFTEASVQGGASAAAGADDRPKRTERTGPYKHLMTGVSFMLPFVVAGGLMIAVAFALGGIYAFEESNEGTLAYSLFQIGANAAFVLMIPALAGYIAFSVADRPGIAPGMIGGLVAANLGAGFLGGIAAGFIAGYGVAFLNRVIKLPRTLEGLKPVLILPTLGTLLTGLLMIYVVGTPVAAVLSALTTWLQSMQGSSAILLGLLIGAMMSFDMGGPVNKAAYAFATGLIASQIYTPMAAAMVAGMTPPLGLALACRLFASRFTKDEREAGNAAAVLGLAFVTEGAIPFAARDPLRVIPALVAGSALAGAISMGFAAELKVPHGGVFVLPIPNAVTHLGGYLLALVVGTAVTALMLRLLLRPIAR
- the pfkB gene encoding 1-phosphofructokinase — encoded protein: MTGPVITLTLNPAIDQTVSLDRLAPGAVNRASAVHYNAGGKGVNVASCLADWGVPTLAIGVLGADNSAPFEALFSTKGIGDRFLRRPGRTRTNIKLVEADGTTTDVNLPGLVVDAATCAELRSGLGGQLAPDGLAVLAGSLPAGLADGIYADLVGELAGAGVRVVLDASNAPLAAALAAPVLPYCIKPNRHELEAFTGRDLSARSDLLAAAGTLVERGVALAVVSLGAGGALFLSAEDAIHAALPPTRTPSTVGAGDAMVAGIVAGLVADMPLEALARLATAFAAGKLRRIGPHLPPADEVRKLAAAARITRADVWAAETGTGNAGQ
- the ptsP gene encoding phosphoenolpyruvate--protein phosphotransferase, with protein sequence MCATASGELLVRELIRLRVRPDDKQDAIRQAAQMLVASGCVEAGYESSMIRREAVANTFLGHGVVIPHGIGEDRGMVRRNGVAILQVPDGVEWNPGQTARLVIAIAAQSDAHISILRRLTRLLQDEERLGRLFTTDDADELITALGEEPSAPAATAPAADLAESFTWDVAYPAGLHARPATAWVEAARPFAARIRVRHGNDTADAKNLVSLLQLGLRPGDRVTISAEGADAGNALARMRAVVTGLTAQEQADAAMATRRAQQTPVQGWTPPGSPVTLAGIAAAPGVAIGTIRVLASAELAVPDCPVPLTEGGAELHRALTATRLQLKALEDDTARRLGAAEAGIFKAQAELLNDTDLITLACQLMVEGHGVAWSWNESVEQMAGRLAALGNPVLAARAADLRDVGRRVLAQLDPSLRGGSLQDLPDGPTILVATDLSPSDTAGLDPAKVVGLATAQGGPTAHTAILARTLGLPAVVAAGPAVLDLADGTMAIIDGQAGRLYLDPSQADLDSAWGWIEQQQQIRAREAEQRSLPARTSDGHSVAIGANINLPDQAPFALEQGAEGVGLMRTEFLFLERGETPTEDDQFETYVAMLAALEGRPLIVRALDIGGDKQVAHLNLPHEENPFLGVRGARLLLRRPDLLEPQLRALYRAAKRGGDLSIMFPMITSVPEVLALRAVCERIRAELDAPQVPLGIMIEVPAAAIQADILARHVDFFSIGTNDLTQYALAIDRQNPELAAEADSLHPAVLRLIRQTVDGAAVHGRWVGVCGGIAGDPFGAALLTGLGVQELSMTPRDVSAVKARLRGSSLYALRELALKALEAETAAEVRGLDAGAGA
- a CDS encoding LacI family DNA-binding transcriptional regulator — its product is MVVSIKDVARAAGVSPATVSRALGNGPISPALREQVEAAIRATGYRPNLSARRLRSQHSHTIGLIVADIRNPFFTAVAHAVETVAYEAGMRVILCNTDEDPEREAMYLRLMQEERVTGVIFAPTQETAERFQRHELEFPVVLIDRAGPAGEHDAVVLDNQSASMQLVDHLHAQGYRRIGGLFGNTSSTGRERHQGYLAAAARHGLEPQARFVFPYADAAEAELLQWLEEPSRPEAILVSNSLLMVGVVRAARRKGIGIPADLAVAGFDNESWTELVDPGMTVIEQPTEEIGRQAMRMLFERMHAPGAPTRKVVLSGRCIIRGSTLRPAMADLTA
- a CDS encoding DUF2780 domain-containing protein — protein: MSSFTRRHALKLAGAACILALVPLAPARAAASAGGLVDALTNQLGISRPQAEGGAGALFGLARQRMAPDQFSQVEQEVPGVNSLIQSAPGGGQADYGQQTGGGLGGLAGGALGALNGQNGAAGGLGALAPLAGTFSQLGIPPDMAARFLPVVMEYLNGSGAGSAAGMLQGALGG